The Oncorhynchus tshawytscha isolate Ot180627B linkage group LG18, Otsh_v2.0, whole genome shotgun sequence genome has a window encoding:
- the LOC112217942 gene encoding transcription initiation factor IIA subunit 1 isoform X1 — MASSANSNQVPKLYRSVIEDVINEVRELFLDEGVDEQVLMELKTLWENKLMQSKAVEGFNTEEQAALQAAAQQQAQQAQQATQQAQTQQVLLPPQQQVTSWQSTRPTVTSAPQQQVIVQDPKILQHMSATGMNAATTAATLALPTGISPYQQLITSQGGNLPQTIYLKTVDGQILQVLRAANGTQYIIQPQQQMVLQQQVLPQMQPGGGQAPVIQQVRPITQVLAPLQGGLPQVLAPLQGGLPQQTGVIIQPQQVILTGNKVQQNAQVMQMTGQPGQVQQIQQQVQQVQQVQGGAAPGGPQQQQQIQQQVQQVQQVQGGAAPGVPQQQQQPPMMLQVDGAGDTSSEDEDEEEEYDEEEDEEKEKDGEDGQVEEEPLNSEDDVSDEEDQELFDTENVVVCQYDKIHRSKNKWKFHLKDGIMNLNGRDYVFSKAIGDAEW; from the exons ATGGCGAGCTCGGCTAACTCGAATCAAGTG CCTAAACTGTACAGGTCTGTGATTGAAGATGTTATCAACGAGGTCCGGGAGCTCTTCCTGGATGAGGGGGTGGACGAGCAGGTCCTCATGGAACTCAAAACG CTGTGGGAGAACAAGCTAATGCAGAGTAAGGCAGTGGAGGGCTTCAACACAGAGGAGCAGGCTGCCCTCCAGGCAGCAGCCCAGCAGCAGGCACAACAGGCCCAGCAGGCCACCCAGCAAGCCCAGACACAGCAGGTCCTCCTGCCCCCGCAGCAGCAAG TGACGAGCTGGCAATCGACCCGGCCTACTGTCACCAGCG CACCCCAGCAGCAAGTCATTGTGCAGGATCCTAAAATTCTGCAGCATATGAGTGCAACAGGGATG AATGCAGCAACCACAGCAGCAACCTTGGCCTTACCAACAGGAATCAGTCCCTACCAACAACTCATCACTAGCCAAG GCGGCAATTTGCCCCAGACTATATATCTTAAAACAGTGGACG GTCAGATCCTCCAGGTGCTGCGTGCGGCTAACGGGACCCAGTACATTATCCAGCCTCAGCAGCAGATGGTCCTTCAGCAGCAGGTCCTTCCTCAGATGCAGCCTGGCGGTGGGCAGGCCCCCGTCATACAGCAGGTACGCCCCATCACACAG GTACTGGCTCCTCTCCAGGGAGGACTCCCCCAGGTGCTGGCTCCTCTACAGGGAGGCCTCCCCCAGCAGACAGGAGTCATCATCCAGCCTCAACAGGTCATCCTCACTGGCAACAAGGTCCAGCAGAATGCACAG GTAATGCAGATGACAGGCCAGCCCGGTCAGGTGCAGCAGATCCAGCAGCAGGTCCAACAAGTTCAACAGGTCCAGGGCGGAGCTGCACCAGGAGGCccacagcaacagcagcagatcCAGCAGCAGGTCCAACAAGTACAACAGGTCCAGGGCGGAGCTGCACCAGGAGTCccacagcaacagcagcagcctcCTATGATGCTACAGGTGGACGGAGCAGGGGACACGTCCTCAgaggatgaagatgaggaggaagagtatgacgaggaggaagatgaagaaaAGGAAAAAGATGGCGAGGACGGCCAGGTGGAGGAG GAGCCTCTGAATAGTGAAGATGATGTGAGTGACGAGGAGGACCAAGAACTGTTTGATACAGAGAATGTGGTGGTGTGCCAGTATGACAAG ATACACAGAAGTAAGAACAAATGGAAGTTCCACCTGAAGGATGGGATCATGAACCTGAACGGCCGAGACTACGTCTTCTCCAAAGCCATCGGGGACGCAGAGTGGTAA
- the LOC112217942 gene encoding transcription initiation factor IIA subunit 1 isoform X3: MASSANSNQVPKLYRSVIEDVINEVRELFLDEGVDEQVLMELKTLWENKLMQSKAVEGFNTEEQAALQAAAQQQAQQAQQATQQAQTQQVLLPPQQQVTSWQSTRPTVTSAPQQQVIVQDPKILQHMSATGMNAATTAATLALPTGISPYQQLITSQGQILQVLRAANGTQYIIQPQQQMVLQQQVLPQMQPGGGQAPVIQQVRPITQVLAPLQGGLPQVLAPLQGGLPQQTGVIIQPQQVILTGNKVQQNAQVMQMTGQPGQVQQIQQQVQQVQQVQGGAAPGGPQQQQQIQQQVQQVQQVQGGAAPGVPQQQQQPPMMLQVDGAGDTSSEDEDEEEEYDEEEDEEKEKDGEDGQVEEEPLNSEDDVSDEEDQELFDTENVVVCQYDKIHRSKNKWKFHLKDGIMNLNGRDYVFSKAIGDAEW, from the exons ATGGCGAGCTCGGCTAACTCGAATCAAGTG CCTAAACTGTACAGGTCTGTGATTGAAGATGTTATCAACGAGGTCCGGGAGCTCTTCCTGGATGAGGGGGTGGACGAGCAGGTCCTCATGGAACTCAAAACG CTGTGGGAGAACAAGCTAATGCAGAGTAAGGCAGTGGAGGGCTTCAACACAGAGGAGCAGGCTGCCCTCCAGGCAGCAGCCCAGCAGCAGGCACAACAGGCCCAGCAGGCCACCCAGCAAGCCCAGACACAGCAGGTCCTCCTGCCCCCGCAGCAGCAAG TGACGAGCTGGCAATCGACCCGGCCTACTGTCACCAGCG CACCCCAGCAGCAAGTCATTGTGCAGGATCCTAAAATTCTGCAGCATATGAGTGCAACAGGGATG AATGCAGCAACCACAGCAGCAACCTTGGCCTTACCAACAGGAATCAGTCCCTACCAACAACTCATCACTAGCCAAG GTCAGATCCTCCAGGTGCTGCGTGCGGCTAACGGGACCCAGTACATTATCCAGCCTCAGCAGCAGATGGTCCTTCAGCAGCAGGTCCTTCCTCAGATGCAGCCTGGCGGTGGGCAGGCCCCCGTCATACAGCAGGTACGCCCCATCACACAG GTACTGGCTCCTCTCCAGGGAGGACTCCCCCAGGTGCTGGCTCCTCTACAGGGAGGCCTCCCCCAGCAGACAGGAGTCATCATCCAGCCTCAACAGGTCATCCTCACTGGCAACAAGGTCCAGCAGAATGCACAG GTAATGCAGATGACAGGCCAGCCCGGTCAGGTGCAGCAGATCCAGCAGCAGGTCCAACAAGTTCAACAGGTCCAGGGCGGAGCTGCACCAGGAGGCccacagcaacagcagcagatcCAGCAGCAGGTCCAACAAGTACAACAGGTCCAGGGCGGAGCTGCACCAGGAGTCccacagcaacagcagcagcctcCTATGATGCTACAGGTGGACGGAGCAGGGGACACGTCCTCAgaggatgaagatgaggaggaagagtatgacgaggaggaagatgaagaaaAGGAAAAAGATGGCGAGGACGGCCAGGTGGAGGAG GAGCCTCTGAATAGTGAAGATGATGTGAGTGACGAGGAGGACCAAGAACTGTTTGATACAGAGAATGTGGTGGTGTGCCAGTATGACAAG ATACACAGAAGTAAGAACAAATGGAAGTTCCACCTGAAGGATGGGATCATGAACCTGAACGGCCGAGACTACGTCTTCTCCAAAGCCATCGGGGACGCAGAGTGGTAA
- the LOC112217942 gene encoding transcription initiation factor IIA subunit 1 isoform X2, protein MASSANSNQVPKLYRSVIEDVINEVRELFLDEGVDEQVLMELKTLWENKLMQSKAVEGFNTEEQAALQAAAQQQAQQAQQATQQAQTQQVLLPPQQQVTSWQSTRPTVTSAPQQQVIVQDPKILQHMSATGMNAATTAATLALPTGISPYQQLITSQGGNLPQTIYLKTVDGQILQVLRAANGTQYIIQPQQQMVLQQQVLPQMQPGGGQAPVIQQVLAPLQGGLPQVLAPLQGGLPQQTGVIIQPQQVILTGNKVQQNAQVMQMTGQPGQVQQIQQQVQQVQQVQGGAAPGGPQQQQQIQQQVQQVQQVQGGAAPGVPQQQQQPPMMLQVDGAGDTSSEDEDEEEEYDEEEDEEKEKDGEDGQVEEEPLNSEDDVSDEEDQELFDTENVVVCQYDKIHRSKNKWKFHLKDGIMNLNGRDYVFSKAIGDAEW, encoded by the exons ATGGCGAGCTCGGCTAACTCGAATCAAGTG CCTAAACTGTACAGGTCTGTGATTGAAGATGTTATCAACGAGGTCCGGGAGCTCTTCCTGGATGAGGGGGTGGACGAGCAGGTCCTCATGGAACTCAAAACG CTGTGGGAGAACAAGCTAATGCAGAGTAAGGCAGTGGAGGGCTTCAACACAGAGGAGCAGGCTGCCCTCCAGGCAGCAGCCCAGCAGCAGGCACAACAGGCCCAGCAGGCCACCCAGCAAGCCCAGACACAGCAGGTCCTCCTGCCCCCGCAGCAGCAAG TGACGAGCTGGCAATCGACCCGGCCTACTGTCACCAGCG CACCCCAGCAGCAAGTCATTGTGCAGGATCCTAAAATTCTGCAGCATATGAGTGCAACAGGGATG AATGCAGCAACCACAGCAGCAACCTTGGCCTTACCAACAGGAATCAGTCCCTACCAACAACTCATCACTAGCCAAG GCGGCAATTTGCCCCAGACTATATATCTTAAAACAGTGGACG GTCAGATCCTCCAGGTGCTGCGTGCGGCTAACGGGACCCAGTACATTATCCAGCCTCAGCAGCAGATGGTCCTTCAGCAGCAGGTCCTTCCTCAGATGCAGCCTGGCGGTGGGCAGGCCCCCGTCATACAGCAG GTACTGGCTCCTCTCCAGGGAGGACTCCCCCAGGTGCTGGCTCCTCTACAGGGAGGCCTCCCCCAGCAGACAGGAGTCATCATCCAGCCTCAACAGGTCATCCTCACTGGCAACAAGGTCCAGCAGAATGCACAG GTAATGCAGATGACAGGCCAGCCCGGTCAGGTGCAGCAGATCCAGCAGCAGGTCCAACAAGTTCAACAGGTCCAGGGCGGAGCTGCACCAGGAGGCccacagcaacagcagcagatcCAGCAGCAGGTCCAACAAGTACAACAGGTCCAGGGCGGAGCTGCACCAGGAGTCccacagcaacagcagcagcctcCTATGATGCTACAGGTGGACGGAGCAGGGGACACGTCCTCAgaggatgaagatgaggaggaagagtatgacgaggaggaagatgaagaaaAGGAAAAAGATGGCGAGGACGGCCAGGTGGAGGAG GAGCCTCTGAATAGTGAAGATGATGTGAGTGACGAGGAGGACCAAGAACTGTTTGATACAGAGAATGTGGTGGTGTGCCAGTATGACAAG ATACACAGAAGTAAGAACAAATGGAAGTTCCACCTGAAGGATGGGATCATGAACCTGAACGGCCGAGACTACGTCTTCTCCAAAGCCATCGGGGACGCAGAGTGGTAA